The genome window TGATATTCAACTTCAACAATTGTGTGAGAAACAATAGCCTAAAGTTTACAAGACCAAGATGGTATGTTATCACCAAAAAAAACACAATACCCAGGTGTGGATCGACGAGTACACAGGAAACATCCCAGTCAATGTCTATATATGCTATGAAACCAAAAATGGATTGACGCGTATATTTGAATACTGTGTTCTAGGGTTCGGCACCGATGTACTGGTTTAATTAGTGCACTCGAGAGCATTAAAATGTGGTTTTTATGGATCCTGCATATATAGACATATATGTTGCACATCATTTGAATTGTCTGGTTCAGTAAACGTTAAGTGTTATGAAGCATAAAAAAGTGTGCCGCAAGGATAATTTGATATAAATAGTTAGATgattaaatgataaatgaatctGAACTATAAATTAAATATGATAACGTCATTCAAAAGTCTAAATCAATTTTAAGTCGCAATGTACGTAATCAAAATGCCAATATTAAAAGTTTAGTCAAATACTAATTTATAACAAATCATGCCCACGTCATTAAAATCGAATTGTCGTCGCCATTATTTGAAGGTCCCATATTACAATACAAATTACTTTAATTGAATGATTTCATACACTTAATTACTTCAAATAAAAAATACAGTAGAATTAATATACCCTGATTAAGTAACCAGTAATCACTTACCATGCAATTTTCCCTATGCAAATACTGCTTGAAACTTAAAACGAAAATTAAGAAATATAAATAGGACCCGTAGCAGGTGGAGGTGATGGCAGGCGGTGGCGgctggatggtggtggtggccgggTAGAAGAGGGATAGAGTTGGACTGTTATGTGTGTATGCATATATAAAGGGTGTACATATTCAGACACCTTATTCCCTAAATCCACACCcttctagacgcctcgtatagccctatacgaggcgtataggtTTGCTTTTCCCGACCGGCTTCTGCACCTCGTACAACGTCACATCAGTCAACTTATACGGGGAGTCTAGCCCTGTACGAGGGGTCAATACGAAGGTacttagacgcctcgtataggtctatacgaggcgtcttggaCTGACCGATTTGACTATGATGAGACTATGCCCGACATGACTTAAAGGCATACGGGGAGTAAAGACCTATACGAGACGTCTTTAGCTCACATAAAATGCAACCTACAGTGAGTTCTTGGTCCACATCCGAGCATTCAACAAACAAACACTCACATTCTGTTTCTTCTTTTATTTGTCTTTGCGTTATTATCATCCCGGAGTGTTGAAATGTCATCATATTGGGACGGCAACTATATCTTCGGGCAGTATTCTAGCGAAAAGTGGGGGCACGAAAGCGTTCCGGTAACAGTTATTAGCGtaaatgttttaattacttgttgttttagtttattatttactaatgatgatacggttgtctattttggaggagtctggcattcccgattctaatgagcaagaggaggttgtgtctagtatacaaggaaaacaaaacaacccgtttctagatttgaacaagcatcctcctgttgatgaaacaacccctgtagatgactcataccatgctggtggatacggaggagaccgtggatacggaggagacggtggatacggaggagacggtggatacggaggacacggtggatacggaggacacggtggatacggaggagacggtggatacggatgagacggtggatacggaggagaccgtggatacggaggagacggtggatacggaggagacagtggatatggtggatacggtggatacggtggatacgggggatacggtggatacggaggagacggtgatcatcagcaattcatttccccgggcactccttacgttcatcaaaacaattcggacgttggaggatatggtggttatggtggatatGGTAGATATGGTGGTGAAGCACCTCCCATTCTGGACAGTCTGTACTTAAAAAAGACGGTAtaaattactattttattattaatatttttattatttttattattattattattattattattatattattattattattattattattattattattgtcgatgttacaggttttcaactccttagatgaactaaagaaacggatacaagaaatagcaaatgcggatggtttcgttattgtcacccgtcgatcaaagaaaatcgggggaagaaccgggagggtatggcttgaatgtgatcgtggtggtgagcaccagagtacagcaacacttagaaaagctggaagcaaaaaaaccggttgcccgttttacctgctggctgccgaaaccacccgtatgaaacctgggagataaaagacggaacaattgaacataaccacgaactttgtgaggacctgtcggcccacgcgtttgtgcgaaggtttactccaagcgaaatgaaactgatcaagcagctgacagctcaaaacatggagccgcgcaaaatatttcaaacaataaggaagcaggaccccgacaggtttcatgttcagaaagacgttcaaaacgttgtagcgaagattagagccgaacaaagacaaggattgactcccatgcagtcactagaaaatgtgctgataaacaacgactttatttacgagacacgggaagaacccggaacagagatcgtaacaaagatcttctttcttcatcaggaCTCGAGAGtcatgtggcgtgcattcccccaCGTCATGATGATCGATGCAACGTACAAGACAAACGTATACAATATGCCCTTTATCCAGATTGTTGGTATGACGCCTACCAACAAATCGTTTATTATCGCGCATGCCGTTGTTAGTAAAGAACGGGGTGATAACTTTGTGTGGGTGCTTGAGAGGGTTAAGTCAATGTTGGATGAATGTATGGAgccacgtgtgattttaacggatAGAGACCTAGCCCTTATGGGCGCGTGTGCTAAAGTATTTCCAGACGCCTCCAGGCTTCTTTGCAGGTGGCACATACAACAGAATGTTATGAAGCACTGCAAGGGTGCCTTCACAGACGACGACTGGAAGAAATTTATGTCATTCTGGGGGACATTGATTGAGTCTCCATCCATACCCATCTACGACTACCACTTGCGCAACATGCGAAAGCGACTTGTGGAGTGCAAACGTTCTAGTAAGTTTTTCTAATAGCATACGACTCACCTatgcaaattttattaaattatttttactttttaggagtcttcaaatacgtgtacgataactggctaaaagactataaggagatgtttgtctttgcgtggactgataagaggcgcaactttggtaatcgtactacaaacagagttgagagccaacaTGCCAACTTAAAGAGATACGTCGAAGATAGGAGCTCGCTGGACCGTATAGTTGGTTGTGTCCGGGATATAGTTGAGACACAGTTCGGTGAAATAAGGAAGACTTTTCGAGAAAGCATCGAAAAAACAATGAAACACCACAAACACCCGATGTTTCAACACCTACTTGGAAAAGTATCCCACAAAGCCCTTGACTTATTGCATGGAGAGGCAATTAGGAAGCTAGATGTCTTGGAGCGCTTTAattcatcatgtggttgccaaATGTGGCACAGCTGTGGGTTGCCCTGTGCTTGTAGGATAGAAAAGTACATGCGTGAAGGTAATAATTGTTGAACGTACAACACTTGTGTGATATATTTCCTTTTTTCATTTTACTTAAACAATATTGTTTTTAACCGTGCAGAACGTCCGATTCAACTCGAAGACATAGACGTCTTCTGGCGGAAACTTAACttccaaagttgtaaattgatagACGACTCCCTTGACGTGGTCGAAGAGCTAGATGTTGTTAGACAACAATTACAGTCGCACCCCCCAGCTCAGCAAAAAAGCCTGCTTTCAAAGATTAAAGCGGTGTTGACTCCAACGAAATCTACCAAGAAACCACCGGTTGTCCAACAAAATACTCGTGGCCGACCAACAACAAAGCAGGTACAGGGAGCTGCTGGTCGAGTTCCTTTCGTCATTCACATTTCACCCTCCTGGGGAGCCAGTGCCGCTTCCGTACCCAGGTGCTCCCCATCCGCCTGAGGTTTCTTTCAGGCTTGCTGGCGTTATGCGTTCGATGACGCTAGCACAGTTTGCGGTGCATTGTGGTTTATACATGCAGGAGGAGATCGAGACTGAGATTTACACAGCGGGGCTAGTGGTGGTTGAAAAACCCACTCTTGTAGGGTTTTGGCAGGTGATTGCGGGGGCGGATCATTGGGAGCACGAAAAGTCGAAGGGGAGGGTGTCGTTTGTTAGGGACCCACTATACAGGTATGTACGTTTATTATTGCAATTATTGTGATTATATGCACTGTTTATTAATCTCTGTTTTTGTATTTCGCTAACACTATCTGCAGGTATCTGCACCATTTGCTCGCCACTTCTATTTCAGCTCGCGGCTACAGCCGTGAGTGGTGTACGACCACAGATCTTTTTTTCCTTTACTGTTTGTTGTATAGGAGGCCGTGCGCGCTAGCACACGGTCTAGCCCAGTACTTCGCCTCCGGCCATCACCGGCAGGAGCGCGGATTTTTGTATGGCGGGGCGTACGTGACCGTCATTGCCCGTTCATTGGGCCTCGTACCACACCAGGACCCACATCTACGGACGCCGGCCATCATGCCGACGCGGATGGGTATGCAGTCGCTATGGGGGATGAGGGTTATCAAGAGGTTCCCCGTTGGCCCGCGGTTTAAAAACCGCGACGGGGGCGTATGGAGAGAGGAGGCCCTACCAGAGCATTTCGAGCCCGTTCATCCTCCTGCAGATCCTGCTGATGTAGTGCCCGTGGAGGACCCTCCGGAGGATCTAGACGGTGCAGCGGAGCCACAGCCACCGCCACCTGCCGGGGCACCTCAGTTTCCACGTCACGTTATTCGAGGTCGTGCCCCAGGAGCTGCGCTACATCCGGATGTACGAGCCAGGCTTGACAGGCTCGACGATTTGGTAGGTTGGCTGGTACGGGCGGAGCAggatagacgagagagagagggattacccccgataccgcttccaccggttcgagcaccacatcagcagcaccagccgcagcagcagcatcaggattcagattcggatttggatgcatagacctgttgttgtttttattgttattatggatgtacaaacttatcttatatatttttgttatggatgtaaacagttatcttatatatgtcatatttatgtttgttttcagttattcggttacttaatgattgttgtcttaaatttagataatacggaaacaatataaccccctgaatataatacggaaacaatatttgaaagaaataaaattttaatcgaaagaataatatttaaaaaagtaaaatgttaaaaacaatataatatttaatcaatataatatatttaaagagccgatttttaaaatagttgatttaatcgatataaaacaaaaacttttttaaactttttatagtgtaaaaaacaaaaaaaaacaaaacttttttaaaaaccaaaaaagaACGATTTTTAAAGGCAAATAgttaatttttaaaaaacaaaaactttttatagtgtaaaaaagaaaaaaaaactttttttaaaaccaaaaaaaaattcaacaaaaaaacacatcttcaaaaactatccaaaaaaccataccaaaacccaccaaaacacccctcatttcagccaaaaaaaaaaaaccaaacatggacgcctcgtatagccctataTACCCTGCGTATAGGGTTCCTTAAACAACGTGCCTGACACCCTCTGAGACCCCATCGAATTCAGTGCATGTACAcctcgtatagagctatacgaggcgtctaggttTCAAAAAGTGTGAAAATAGGCGCAGAAGGTGTCCAAATAGATCCAGCCTATATAAATTACCAAAGTACTCTTATTTTATacttgaaattaccaaaataccctttcagctaacatacaatatggatggagttaagatCGTGGAGCAAACCggcaacaaaaccaaaatatCGGGGAGTataatggctatttttaaaggattgagACAAAACCGTTTAAATGGCCAaatcacagggagcaaaacgaaatTAATTCAATACGTTTTCTAGGAACCCTAAGTTGCAAACTTTAACTTTTGATAATTAAATTATGACATTGTTTAATCATCTAGATATAGTTAGTGGATTGATTTGAAAAATTAATTCAATATGACATTGTTTAATCATCTAGATATAGTTAGTGGATTGATTTGAAAAAATAATTCAAGCATAGGAATCTATTTGGTTGGAGAAGTAATTTTAAGAATTGGAAAATCATTTAATTGAATTGAAAGTGGGACCTTTTAAATTATATTAGAAGGGTAGTGTACTTTATTTTAGTTTGATCACTATCAAGTTTCAAAATGGTTGAATGTGATGACGCAAATGGGAAGTTCAACAAGGGTAAGGGTGATAAAAGAAAGTTTGATCGTGATAATAAGGATTTCAATATGAAACCAAAAGGGGGTTCTTGGACATGTGGAAAACCTGGGCATTTTAGGAAAAATTGTCGCGTGAAGCTTGCGGGTGGAAACGAAGCCAACATAGCGGGTTCAAGTGGGTCGAAAGATCCAAATGCTTCACAAGGTACGCTTACTAATTCCACTTTAACTTTGACAAAACCTATGAGTTTTGTAGTTGATTCAATTAGTCATTCGGGACATGTTAATTATTTACAAAACACAAAAATTGGATTTGATCCAAAGAAACAAAATTTGATTTATGATttgaataataaacaaataaaaggTAATGTTTCTAAGTCAAACAAATTTAATACAAAGGTGCAACCCTTTGGCCGTGGTGGTACACGCATGGGGCAATTGGGCCAAATTAATAGAAGTGTACAAGTCGAAAAAAATCCTACAAGGTATGAAATAAATGAAACCTAGTATTCGGGTTTGTCATTGGACTCAAAATGTCCAATGGTTTATAACCATAATTCGGTTGAGAATTATGTATCATTTATTGCTGAATCGTTTTAAGTACAAGATGATATGCTTGCATGGTGGGTTGACTCGGGTGCTACGCGTCACGTTTGCAAGGATCTCAAATGGTTTGAGGAatttgaaccacttgaagatGGATCTGTACTAAGGATGAGAAATGTTGCAACCGAGCCCATCAAAAGTTAGACTTGTATTTACTTCTGGAAAACATCTATTATTAGATAATGTGTTGTATGTACCAGGGATTCGAAAGAACCTCTTATCTGGAATTATGCTAAACAGTTGTGGTTATAAACAAGTCATTGAGTCAGATAATTTTATCTTGTCTCGACATGGAACCTTTGTTGGATTTGGATATTTATGTAATGGCATGTTTATGCTTAATATTAATGTCCCTATTGCTGTTGAATCTATTTGTATGGCATCTACATCCTCTAGTAATGTTGAGAATCACGTATATGGCATGCTAGATTTGGACATGTTACTTATTATAGGATGAAATATATGTCTAAAATCAGCCTAATACATGCCTTTGACATGCAAAACTGTACCAAATGGCATACTTGCAAATCGACTAAAATTACTAGGAAACCGATTAAAGATGTTAAAAGGGATTCTAAGGTATTAGAATT of Helianthus annuus cultivar XRQ/B chromosome 1, HanXRQr2.0-SUNRISE, whole genome shotgun sequence contains these proteins:
- the LOC110874954 gene encoding uncharacterized protein LOC110874954, with protein sequence MPFIQIVGMTPTNKSFIIAHAVVSKERGDNFVWVLERVKSMLDECMEPRVILTDRDLALMGACAKVFPDASRLLCRWHIQQNVMKHCKGAFTDDDWKKFMSFWGTLIESPSIPIYDYHLRNMRKRLVECKRSRVFKYVYDNWLKDYKEMFVFAWTDKRRNFGNRTTNRVESQHANLKRYVEDRSSLDRIVGCVRDIVETQFGEIRKTFRESIEKTMKHHKHPMFQHLLGKVSHKALDLLHGEAIRKLDVLERFNSSCGCQMWHSCGLPCACRIEKYMREERPIQLEDIDVFWRKLNFQSCKLIDDSLDVVEELDVVRQQLQSHPPAQQKSLLSKIKAVYRELLVEFLSSFTFHPPGEPVPLPYPGAPHPPEVSFRLAGVMRSMTLAQFAVHCGLYMQEEIETEIYTAGLVVVEKPTLVGFWQVIAGADHWEHEKSKGRVSFVRDPLYRYLHHLLATSISARGYSREWCTTTDLFFLYCLLYRRPCALAHGLAQYFASGHHRQERGFLYGGAYVTVIARSLGLVPHQDPHLRTPAIMPTRMGMQSLWGMRVIKRFPVGPRFKNRDGGVWREEALPEHFEPVHPPADPADVVPVEDPPEDLDGAAEPQPPPPAGAPQFPRHVIRGRAPGAALHPDVRARLDRLDDLI